The Nocardioides pantholopis genome window below encodes:
- a CDS encoding Dps family protein, protein MSDVLHTNAPTHVARPAFQASEQLATHLQQLLVDLTDLHLQGKQAHWNVVGLNFRDLHLALDEVVDAAREFSDTVAERMRAIYVTPDARAATVAELTSLAPFPAAEVNTAETVDLISGALYAVAGTGRRIHDEVDAEDPTSADIIHTVLERLEQLAWMIDAENRVANKSLPRPIHR, encoded by the coding sequence GTGTCCGACGTCCTGCACACGAACGCCCCGACCCACGTCGCCCGCCCCGCGTTCCAGGCCTCCGAGCAGCTCGCGACCCACCTCCAGCAGCTCCTCGTCGACCTGACCGACCTGCACCTGCAGGGCAAGCAGGCGCACTGGAACGTCGTCGGCCTGAACTTCCGCGACCTGCACCTGGCCCTCGACGAGGTCGTCGACGCCGCACGCGAGTTCTCCGACACCGTCGCGGAGCGGATGCGCGCGATCTACGTCACGCCCGACGCCCGCGCCGCGACCGTGGCCGAGCTGACCAGCCTCGCGCCGTTCCCCGCCGCCGAGGTGAACACCGCGGAGACCGTCGACCTGATCAGCGGCGCGCTGTACGCCGTGGCCGGCACCGGCCGCCGCATCCACGACGAGGTCGACGCCGAGGACCCCACCAGCGCCGACATCATCCACACGGTCCTCGAGCGCCTCGAGCAGCTGGCCTGGATGATCGACGCCGAGAACCGGGTCGCGAACAAGAGCCTGCCCCGCCCGATCCACCGCTGA
- a CDS encoding TetR/AcrR family transcriptional regulator, which translates to MTTPVVRRRRSARQLDLLDRLVALMAAEGFAHLTLDDVAERLHCSKSTLYVLASSKQELVVEVVTQYFRTSAAVVEERVARVEGPLERVVAYLEAVSSRLALLSREFLEDLADFGPAAAVYRRNTELAADRIRELIAEGIAGGGLRSVHAAFTAEMIAATMFDIQRGELTARLGMDDAAAYAELSTLVVQLLAPADPPGSRT; encoded by the coding sequence ATGACGACGCCCGTCGTACGCCGTCGGCGCAGCGCGCGCCAGCTCGACCTGCTCGACCGACTGGTGGCCCTGATGGCCGCGGAGGGGTTCGCCCACCTCACGCTCGACGACGTCGCGGAGCGGCTGCACTGCTCGAAGTCCACCCTCTACGTGCTGGCCTCCTCCAAGCAGGAGCTGGTCGTCGAGGTCGTCACCCAGTACTTCCGGACCTCGGCGGCCGTCGTGGAGGAGCGGGTGGCCCGGGTCGAGGGGCCGCTGGAGCGCGTCGTGGCTTACCTGGAGGCGGTCTCCTCGCGTCTGGCCCTGCTCTCGCGGGAGTTCCTGGAGGACCTGGCCGACTTCGGCCCGGCCGCCGCGGTCTACCGCCGCAACACCGAGCTGGCCGCCGACCGGATCCGCGAGCTGATCGCCGAGGGGATCGCGGGCGGCGGGCTGCGCTCGGTGCACGCGGCCTTCACCGCCGAGATGATCGCGGCGACGATGTTCGACATCCAGCGCGGCGAGCTCACCGCCCGGCTCGGCATGGACGACGCGGCGGCGTACGCCGAGCTCTCCACGCTCGTCGTCCAGCTGCTGGCGCCGGCCGACCCGCCCGGGTCTCGGACGTGA
- a CDS encoding acyl-CoA dehydrogenase family protein: protein MTARRVLPTDEAADLIRLVRQIATTELAPRVARAEREEEFPREVFRLLGRTGLLGLPYPEEDGGGGQPYGVYLQVLEELGAVWASVGVGVSVHALSGFALATRGTEEQRRRWLPDLLGGELLGGYCLSEAHAGSDPAAMRTKATRVGDEYVINGAKAWTTHGGQADFYTVMARTAGEPGDRRGISCFLVPADTPGLSADKPEDKMGLTGSTTATVRFDDVRVPVERRLGAEGEGLKIALAGLDSGRLGIAAVATGLAQGALDHAVAYARERETFGSRIIDHQGLAFLLADMEAAVASARATTLHAARLKDAGLPFGREASVAKLVATDNAMRVTTDAVQVLGGYGYTRDFPVERYMREAKVMQIFEGTNQIQRLVIGRSLAAGGDGEVRGPA from the coding sequence ATGACCGCACGACGCGTGCTGCCCACCGACGAGGCCGCCGACCTGATCCGACTGGTGCGCCAGATCGCCACCACCGAGCTGGCGCCGCGCGTGGCCCGCGCCGAGCGCGAGGAGGAGTTCCCGCGCGAGGTGTTCCGGCTGCTCGGCCGCACCGGACTGCTCGGCCTGCCCTACCCCGAGGAGGACGGCGGGGGCGGCCAGCCCTACGGGGTCTACCTGCAGGTGCTCGAGGAGCTGGGCGCGGTCTGGGCCAGCGTCGGCGTCGGCGTCTCGGTGCACGCGCTCTCCGGCTTCGCGCTGGCCACCCGCGGCACCGAGGAGCAGCGGCGGCGGTGGCTGCCGGACCTGCTGGGCGGCGAGCTGCTCGGCGGGTACTGCCTCTCCGAGGCGCACGCCGGGTCCGACCCCGCCGCGATGCGGACCAAGGCCACCCGGGTGGGCGACGAGTACGTCATCAACGGCGCCAAGGCGTGGACCACCCACGGCGGCCAGGCCGACTTCTACACGGTGATGGCGCGGACCGCGGGAGAGCCCGGAGACCGCCGCGGCATCTCCTGCTTCCTGGTCCCCGCCGACACGCCCGGTCTGTCCGCGGACAAGCCCGAGGACAAGATGGGCCTGACCGGGTCGACCACCGCGACCGTCCGCTTCGACGACGTCCGGGTGCCTGTCGAGCGGCGCCTCGGCGCGGAGGGCGAGGGCCTGAAGATCGCGCTGGCCGGGCTCGACTCCGGCCGGCTCGGCATCGCCGCGGTCGCCACCGGGCTGGCCCAGGGAGCGCTGGACCACGCGGTGGCCTACGCCCGGGAGCGGGAGACCTTCGGCTCCCGGATCATCGACCACCAGGGGCTCGCCTTCCTGCTGGCCGACATGGAGGCGGCCGTCGCCTCGGCCCGCGCGACCACCCTGCACGCCGCACGCCTCAAGGACGCCGGGCTCCCGTTCGGACGGGAGGCGTCGGTGGCCAAGCTGGTCGCGACCGACAACGCCATGCGGGTGACCACCGACGCGGTGCAGGTCCTCGGCGGCTACGGCTACACCCGCGACTTCCCCGTCGAGCGCTACATGCGCGAGGCGAAGGTGATGCAGATCTTCGAGGGCACCAACCAGATCCAGCGGCTGGTGATCGGCCGCTCCCTGGCCGCCGGCGGCGACGGCGAGGTCCGCGGGCCCGCCTGA
- the nadD gene encoding nicotinate-nucleotide adenylyltransferase, with product MTRAVTGPRRVGVMGGTFDPIHHGHLVAASEVQAWFDLDEVVFVPTGDPWQKSERQVSPAEHRYLMTVIATAANPRFTVSRVDIDREGPTYTRDTLADLKATMPDTELYFITGADALTEIFTWRDPEELFALARFVGCTRPGYTMDPATLALIPDDRVTMVEIPALAISSTDCRARKERGEPVWYLVPDGVVQYIAKHDLYPAKPDSGVS from the coding sequence GTGACGCGTGCCGTGACCGGGCCCCGCCGCGTCGGGGTCATGGGCGGCACGTTCGACCCGATCCACCACGGGCACCTGGTGGCCGCCTCGGAGGTCCAGGCCTGGTTCGACCTCGACGAGGTCGTCTTCGTGCCGACCGGCGACCCGTGGCAGAAGAGCGAGCGACAGGTCTCGCCGGCGGAGCACCGCTACCTGATGACGGTGATCGCCACCGCCGCGAACCCCCGGTTCACGGTCTCCCGCGTCGACATCGACCGCGAGGGCCCGACGTACACCCGGGACACCCTGGCCGACCTGAAGGCCACGATGCCCGACACCGAGCTGTACTTCATCACCGGCGCCGACGCCCTGACCGAGATCTTCACCTGGCGCGACCCCGAGGAGCTGTTCGCGCTGGCCCGGTTCGTGGGCTGTACCCGCCCCGGGTACACCATGGACCCGGCGACGCTCGCCCTGATCCCGGACGACCGGGTCACGATGGTGGAGATCCCCGCCCTGGCGATCAGCTCCACCGACTGCCGGGCCCGCAAGGAGCGGGGCGAGCCGGTCTGGTACCTCGTCCCCGACGGCGTCGTCCAGTACATCGCCAAGCACGACCTCTATCCCGCCAAGCCCGATTCCGGAGTCTCATGA
- a CDS encoding flavin-containing monooxygenase, producing the protein MTGPRVVVVGAGFGGLGVARTLLRRGIRDVTVLERADDIGGVWRDNTYPGAACDVPSVLYSWSWALNPDWGRRYPTQPEILDYLRGTAAAEGLLDLVRTGTAVTAVRFDDTAGCWRVETATGTTYQADLVVTATGQLSEPAVPRLPGRFDGPTFHSAQWDHDVDLTGKRVLVVGTGASAIQLVPGIVDRVGSLTVLQRSAPYVVPKPDRAFRPRHHRVLRRLPALMKAERRAWFWLTERFNAALSGDSRLSRPLLGALRLGWRAHLRAQVPDPALRARLVPDYGLGCKRMLFSNDWYPALARPHVEVVTDPPTRLEAGGVRTADGRLHEADVLVWGTGFAATDFLGSLEVTGPGGASLRRAWADGARAHLGLSVPGFPNLFCLYGPNTNLGGSSIIAMLEAQAEYVAEVAAAVAAGRARLVGVRPEVYDDYDREMQTRLSRSAFAGCESWYVDGERITTNWPGLVAEYRARLARVDWSELEVS; encoded by the coding sequence ATGACTGGTCCTCGCGTGGTCGTGGTCGGTGCCGGGTTCGGCGGGCTGGGCGTCGCCCGCACGCTGCTGCGGCGCGGCATCCGCGACGTCACGGTGTTGGAGCGCGCCGACGACATCGGCGGGGTCTGGCGCGACAACACCTATCCGGGCGCCGCCTGCGACGTCCCCTCGGTCCTCTACTCGTGGTCCTGGGCGCTCAACCCGGACTGGGGGCGCCGCTATCCCACCCAGCCCGAGATCCTCGACTACCTGCGGGGCACCGCCGCGGCGGAGGGACTGCTCGACCTGGTCCGCACCGGGACCGCTGTCACGGCTGTCCGCTTCGACGACACCGCCGGCTGCTGGCGCGTCGAGACGGCCACCGGCACGACGTACCAGGCGGACCTGGTGGTGACCGCGACCGGTCAGCTCTCCGAGCCGGCGGTGCCGCGGCTGCCCGGCCGCTTCGACGGCCCGACGTTCCACTCCGCGCAGTGGGACCACGACGTCGACCTGACCGGGAAGCGGGTGCTGGTGGTCGGCACCGGCGCCAGCGCGATCCAGCTGGTGCCGGGCATCGTGGACCGGGTCGGCTCGCTCACGGTGCTCCAGCGTTCGGCGCCGTACGTCGTGCCGAAGCCGGACCGCGCCTTCCGGCCCCGCCACCACCGGGTGCTGCGTCGGCTCCCCGCGCTGATGAAGGCCGAGCGCCGGGCCTGGTTCTGGCTCACCGAGCGCTTCAACGCCGCCCTGTCCGGCGACTCCCGGCTGAGCCGGCCGCTGCTGGGGGCGCTGCGGCTGGGCTGGCGGGCGCACCTGCGGGCGCAGGTGCCGGACCCGGCACTGCGGGCCCGGCTGGTCCCGGACTACGGACTGGGCTGCAAGCGGATGCTGTTCTCCAACGACTGGTATCCCGCGCTGGCCCGCCCGCACGTCGAGGTCGTCACCGATCCCCCGACCCGACTGGAGGCCGGCGGGGTGCGCACCGCCGACGGGCGCCTGCACGAGGCGGACGTGCTGGTCTGGGGCACCGGGTTCGCGGCCACCGACTTCCTCGGCTCGCTCGAGGTCACCGGCCCGGGCGGCGCCTCGCTGCGCCGGGCCTGGGCGGACGGCGCCCGCGCCCACCTCGGCCTCAGCGTCCCGGGGTTCCCGAACCTGTTCTGCCTCTACGGCCCCAACACCAACCTCGGCGGCAGCTCGATCATCGCGATGCTCGAGGCGCAGGCCGAGTACGTCGCCGAGGTGGCCGCCGCGGTCGCGGCGGGCCGGGCCCGGCTGGTCGGCGTCCGCCCCGAGGTCTACGACGACTACGACCGGGAGATGCAGACCCGGCTCTCGCGCAGCGCGTTCGCGGGCTGCGAGAGCTGGTACGTCGACGGGGAGCGGATCACCACCAACTGGCCCGGCCTGGTTGCGGAGTACCGCGCCCGGCTGGCCCGGGTCGACTGGTCCGAGCTCGAGGTGAGCTGA
- a CDS encoding phosphotransferase family protein — translation MDPFSDAGMSLRPLEGGWSGETFLAEAGGERSVVRIYSRPSDRGDAAHEVDAALLRLVRGLVPVPRVLEVRRADAASGAPALLVTEHLPGTRGDLLLATLDEDGLRRAGAATGRIAATLAGMPQLRAGSFVDGDLTVRPFEADGLPAWVEDAQARLRGWSAAELTGLRRVAEDAQALLDTVERVSLAHSDLNSKNLLLDPVSLRVTGVLDWEYAHAGHPFTDLGNLLRLDRHPAYVEAVLGAWTERHETPPDRALDLARSADLVALLHLAVRAGENPVATAADRQLRAVATTGDVHAVP, via the coding sequence GTGGACCCCTTCTCCGACGCCGGGATGTCGCTGCGACCGCTCGAGGGCGGCTGGTCGGGCGAGACGTTCCTCGCCGAGGCCGGCGGCGAGCGCTCCGTCGTGCGGATCTACTCCCGGCCCAGCGACCGCGGGGACGCTGCCCACGAGGTCGACGCGGCGCTGCTGCGGCTGGTCCGCGGCCTGGTGCCGGTGCCGCGGGTTCTGGAGGTACGCCGCGCCGACGCGGCCTCCGGCGCCCCCGCGCTGCTGGTCACCGAGCACCTGCCCGGGACCCGCGGCGACCTGCTGCTGGCGACGCTCGACGAGGACGGGCTGCGGCGCGCGGGGGCCGCGACCGGCCGGATCGCCGCGACCCTGGCCGGCATGCCGCAGCTGCGTGCCGGCTCCTTCGTCGACGGGGACCTGACGGTCAGGCCTTTCGAGGCCGACGGCCTGCCCGCCTGGGTCGAGGACGCGCAGGCCCGGCTGCGCGGGTGGTCGGCCGCGGAGCTGACCGGGCTGCGGCGGGTCGCCGAGGACGCGCAGGCGCTCCTGGACACCGTGGAGCGGGTGAGCCTGGCCCACAGCGACCTGAACTCGAAGAACCTGCTGCTCGACCCCGTCTCCCTCCGGGTCACCGGGGTCCTGGACTGGGAGTACGCCCACGCCGGGCACCCGTTCACCGACCTCGGGAACCTGCTCCGCCTCGACCGGCACCCGGCGTACGTCGAGGCAGTGCTGGGCGCCTGGACCGAGCGGCACGAGACCCCGCCCGACCGGGCGCTGGACCTGGCCCGCTCGGCGGACCTGGTGGCGCTCCTCCACCTCGCGGTCCGGGCGGGGGAGAACCCGGTCGCGACAGCGGCCGACCGGCAGCTGCGCGCGGTCGCCACGACCGGCGACGTGCACGCCGTCCCCTGA
- a CDS encoding glutamate-5-semialdehyde dehydrogenase produces MSIEQDVVAVAERSREASHELALATRAHKDAALHAMADGLRARAPEVLAANAEDVARAEAAGTPANIVDRLRLTEERIEAMAGGLVEVAGLPDPVGEVVRGSTLANGLELRQVRVPFGVVGMIYEARPNVTADAAGICLKSGNAVLLRGSSSARSSNRAVVAVLRDALEATGLPADAVQLVPGDSHDSVKALMRARGHVDVLIPRGGAGLIRSVVEESTVPVIETGTGNCHVYVDAGADLDKALAIVLNSKTHRTSVCNAAESLLVHADVAEAFVPRVLAALQEQGVTVHGDAAFAAYDGVVPATDEDWAAEYLSLDLAARVVPSVEEAVAHIRRWSSGHTEAIVTEDLGAARLFTAAVDSAAVLVNASTRFTDGGEFGFGAEIGISTQKLHARGPMGLPEMTSTKYVVTGNGHVR; encoded by the coding sequence ATGAGCATCGAGCAGGACGTCGTCGCGGTCGCCGAGCGGTCCCGGGAGGCCAGCCACGAGCTGGCCCTGGCGACCCGGGCCCACAAGGACGCCGCGCTGCACGCGATGGCCGACGGCCTGCGGGCCCGGGCCCCGGAGGTCCTCGCGGCGAACGCCGAGGACGTCGCCCGGGCCGAGGCCGCGGGGACCCCCGCGAACATCGTCGACCGGCTCCGCCTCACCGAGGAGCGCATCGAGGCGATGGCCGGCGGACTGGTCGAGGTCGCCGGGCTGCCGGACCCGGTCGGGGAGGTGGTGCGCGGCAGCACGCTCGCGAACGGGCTGGAGCTGCGCCAGGTCCGGGTCCCGTTCGGGGTCGTCGGCATGATCTACGAGGCCCGGCCCAACGTGACCGCCGACGCCGCTGGCATCTGCCTGAAGTCCGGCAATGCAGTGCTGCTGCGCGGCAGCTCCAGCGCCCGATCCAGCAACCGGGCCGTCGTGGCGGTGCTGCGCGATGCGCTCGAGGCGACCGGCCTGCCCGCGGACGCCGTCCAGCTGGTGCCCGGCGACTCCCACGACAGCGTCAAGGCGCTGATGCGGGCCCGCGGCCACGTGGACGTGCTCATTCCGCGCGGTGGCGCCGGGCTGATCCGCTCGGTGGTCGAGGAGTCGACGGTGCCGGTGATCGAGACCGGCACCGGCAACTGCCACGTCTACGTCGACGCCGGGGCCGACCTCGACAAGGCCCTCGCGATCGTCCTCAACTCCAAGACCCACCGCACCAGCGTCTGCAACGCGGCCGAGTCGCTGCTCGTGCACGCCGACGTCGCCGAGGCGTTCGTGCCGCGGGTGCTCGCGGCGCTGCAGGAGCAGGGCGTCACCGTGCACGGTGACGCGGCGTTCGCGGCGTACGACGGGGTCGTCCCTGCCACCGACGAGGACTGGGCCGCCGAGTACCTCTCCCTCGACCTCGCGGCTCGCGTCGTGCCCTCGGTCGAGGAGGCCGTCGCCCACATCCGGCGCTGGTCGAGCGGGCACACCGAGGCGATCGTGACCGAGGACCTGGGCGCGGCCCGGCTGTTCACCGCGGCCGTCGACTCCGCCGCGGTGCTCGTCAACGCCTCGACCCGGTTCACCGACGGCGGGGAGTTCGGGTTCGGCGCCGAGATCGGGATCAGCACCCAGAAGCTGCACGCGCGCGGGCCGATGGGACTGCCCGAGATGACCTCCACCAAGTACGTCGTGACCGGGAACGGGCACGTGCGCTGA
- the rsfS gene encoding ribosome silencing factor — MTATDHAVELVHAAARAASDKLAQQLIAFDVSEQLAITDAFLLASASNDRQVKAVVDAIEDKLRELGAKPIRREGQRDGRWVLLDYGDIVVHVQHEEEREFYALERLWRDCPAIALPADVTEAPAAPATDEQ, encoded by the coding sequence ATGACCGCCACCGACCACGCCGTCGAGCTCGTCCACGCCGCTGCCCGCGCGGCCTCCGACAAGCTCGCCCAGCAGCTCATCGCCTTCGACGTCAGCGAGCAGCTGGCGATCACCGACGCCTTCCTGCTCGCCTCGGCCAGCAACGACCGGCAGGTCAAGGCGGTCGTGGACGCCATCGAGGACAAGCTGCGCGAGCTCGGCGCCAAGCCGATCCGCCGAGAGGGCCAGCGCGACGGCCGCTGGGTGCTGCTGGACTACGGCGACATCGTCGTGCACGTCCAGCACGAGGAGGAGCGGGAGTTCTACGCGCTGGAGCGGCTCTGGCGCGACTGCCCGGCGATCGCGCTGCCGGCCGACGTGACCGAGGCGCCCGCGGCCCCCGCCACGGATGAGCAGTAA
- a CDS encoding helix-turn-helix transcriptional regulator: MGQEDAQAQRLRAITVIRRVRDRIDREYAEPLDVEALARGAHLSAGHLSREFRRVYGESPYAYLMTRRIERAMTLLRRGDLSVTEVCFAVGFSSLGTFSTRFTELVGVAPSVYRRDHSRAAAGIPPCLAKHATRPVRSRETRTG; this comes from the coding sequence ATGGGGCAGGAGGACGCCCAGGCGCAGCGCCTGCGGGCGATCACGGTCATCCGGCGGGTCCGGGACCGGATCGACCGCGAGTACGCCGAGCCGCTGGACGTCGAGGCGCTGGCCCGCGGCGCGCACCTGTCGGCCGGGCACCTGAGCCGGGAGTTCCGTCGGGTGTACGGCGAGTCGCCGTACGCGTACCTGATGACCCGGCGGATCGAGCGGGCGATGACGCTGCTGCGCCGCGGGGACCTCAGCGTCACCGAGGTCTGCTTCGCTGTCGGGTTCTCCTCGCTGGGCACGTTCAGCACGCGGTTCACCGAGCTGGTCGGTGTCGCGCCGAGCGTCTACCGGCGCGACCACTCCCGCGCCGCGGCCGGCATCCCGCCGTGCCTGGCCAAGCACGCGACCAGGCCGGTCCGGAGCCGGGAGACGCGCACCGGATAG
- a CDS encoding AraC family transcriptional regulator, translating into MTVLADPAARGWDFPRAVAGVALLVRHGRSRGVPAEAALAGSGLAAEDLLARDPAPEVTAAQELRVVRNLVRHLGPDAGAEVGRAYRAETFGAFGYALVASRTVLDAVDLALRFIDLSFTFAIPRAAVVGDRVVATVDAGGLPADVRAFLLARDATAIHTVLADLVPGGVGADLVVGERTATLSFAATELARPLPTGDARSLAVARSVCAEAARRRRERPGTVADVRVLVTQQLVHGAPMAVVAAGLGLSERTLRRRLAAAGTSYRAVVEEVRAGLACSLLAGPATMPVAGLAQRLGYADATSFGLAFRRWTGTSPAAYARAAR; encoded by the coding sequence ATGACCGTGCTCGCCGACCCGGCCGCCCGCGGCTGGGACTTCCCGCGCGCGGTCGCCGGCGTCGCGCTGCTGGTGCGGCACGGCCGCTCCCGCGGCGTCCCGGCCGAGGCGGCGCTGGCCGGCAGCGGCCTGGCCGCCGAGGACCTGCTCGCCCGCGACCCGGCGCCCGAGGTCACCGCCGCCCAGGAGCTGCGGGTGGTCCGCAACCTGGTGCGCCACCTCGGCCCGGACGCCGGCGCCGAGGTCGGTCGCGCCTACCGGGCCGAGACCTTCGGCGCGTTCGGCTACGCGCTGGTGGCCAGCCGGACGGTCCTGGACGCGGTGGACCTCGCGCTGCGCTTCATCGACCTGTCCTTCACGTTCGCGATCCCGCGCGCCGCGGTGGTCGGCGACCGGGTCGTCGCCACGGTGGACGCCGGCGGGCTGCCGGCCGACGTCCGGGCGTTCCTGCTGGCCCGCGACGCCACCGCCATCCACACAGTGCTCGCCGACCTGGTCCCCGGCGGCGTCGGCGCCGACCTGGTGGTCGGCGAGCGGACGGCGACGCTGAGCTTCGCGGCCACCGAGCTCGCCCGCCCGCTGCCCACGGGCGACGCCCGGTCGCTGGCGGTGGCCCGGTCGGTCTGCGCGGAGGCCGCCCGGCGGCGCCGCGAGCGACCCGGCACCGTCGCCGACGTCCGGGTGCTGGTGACCCAGCAGCTCGTCCACGGCGCCCCGATGGCGGTGGTGGCCGCGGGTCTCGGGCTCAGCGAGCGGACCCTGCGCCGCCGGCTGGCCGCCGCCGGCACGTCGTACCGCGCCGTCGTGGAGGAGGTCCGCGCCGGGCTGGCCTGCTCGCTGCTGGCCGGTCCCGCCACCATGCCGGTGGCCGGGCTGGCGCAGCGCCTCGGGTACGCCGACGCGACCAGCTTCGGGCTGGCCTTCCGCCGCTGGACCGGGACCAGTCCCGCGGCGTACGCCCGAGCGGCGCGGTAG
- a CDS encoding YiaA/YiaB family inner membrane protein yields MTTPNPNQSKNTTAFFVQAGLAFGISLFALGLAMLFLPVDPWVRAFLAMTSLFLVSSTFTLAKCVRDAQETQYVVTRLDQARVDRILAEHDPFRAAG; encoded by the coding sequence ATGACCACTCCGAACCCGAACCAGAGCAAGAACACCACCGCCTTCTTCGTCCAGGCCGGCCTCGCCTTCGGCATCAGCCTGTTCGCCCTCGGCCTCGCCATGCTGTTCCTGCCCGTCGACCCCTGGGTGCGGGCCTTCCTGGCGATGACCTCCCTGTTCCTGGTCTCCTCGACGTTCACGCTCGCCAAGTGCGTGCGCGACGCCCAGGAGACCCAGTACGTCGTCACCCGCCTGGACCAGGCGCGTGTCGACCGGATCCTCGCCGAGCACGACCCGTTCCGCGCCGCCGGCTGA
- a CDS encoding histidine phosphatase family protein, producing the protein MSSKRLVLLRHGQTTWNAEHRIQGQQDVELDDTGHAQAAAAAPYVAAYAPSLLWCSDLARARQTAAYVAKETGLDPTYDARLRESALGECETLTHEELAAASPEQYAAFRRGDWDLLPGAEGQAVVRERMVAALEDLRAALPEGGTGVAVSHGAALRVAVAGLLGWPEGAQWTLGNLRNCHWVELAESPARGGRLVLEGYGLTPISLSRD; encoded by the coding sequence ATGAGCAGTAAGCGCCTGGTCCTGCTGCGGCACGGGCAGACCACCTGGAACGCCGAGCACCGCATCCAGGGCCAGCAGGACGTCGAGCTCGACGACACCGGGCACGCGCAGGCCGCCGCCGCGGCGCCGTACGTCGCGGCGTACGCGCCGAGCCTGCTCTGGTGCTCCGACCTGGCCCGGGCCCGCCAGACCGCGGCGTACGTCGCCAAGGAGACGGGCCTGGACCCGACCTACGACGCCCGGCTGCGCGAGAGCGCGCTGGGGGAGTGCGAGACGCTGACCCACGAGGAGCTCGCCGCGGCCTCGCCCGAGCAGTACGCCGCGTTCCGGCGCGGCGACTGGGACCTGCTCCCGGGCGCCGAGGGTCAGGCCGTCGTGCGCGAGCGGATGGTCGCGGCGCTGGAGGACCTGCGCGCGGCGCTGCCCGAGGGCGGCACCGGCGTCGCGGTCTCCCACGGCGCGGCGCTGCGGGTCGCGGTGGCGGGGCTGCTGGGCTGGCCCGAGGGCGCCCAGTGGACGCTGGGGAACCTGCGCAACTGCCACTGGGTGGAGCTCGCCGAGTCTCCCGCCCGGGGCGGCCGGCTGGTGCTCGAGGGCTACGGCCTGACCCCGATTTCCCTTTCCCGGGACTGA
- a CDS encoding DUF1801 domain-containing protein, with product MSTKGPDGTGSSTGGFSAEERAALEARAAELTKERSRGRGNRAAADELDVLAKVRDMEPADRAVAERIHAIVTESAPELAPKLWYGQPAYARRGKVVCFFRSGRADQERYSTFGFTPEADLDDDIGLWPTSYAVTDLGERAARTIATLVKKAVG from the coding sequence ATGAGCACGAAGGGCCCCGACGGCACCGGCAGCAGCACAGGCGGGTTCTCCGCGGAGGAGCGGGCGGCACTCGAGGCGCGTGCCGCCGAGCTGACGAAGGAGAGGTCCCGGGGCCGCGGCAACAGGGCCGCCGCCGACGAGCTCGACGTGCTGGCGAAGGTCCGCGACATGGAGCCCGCCGACCGGGCCGTGGCCGAGCGCATCCACGCCATCGTCACCGAGAGTGCGCCCGAGCTGGCGCCGAAGCTCTGGTACGGCCAGCCGGCCTACGCGCGCCGGGGCAAGGTCGTGTGCTTCTTCCGCAGCGGCCGGGCCGACCAGGAGCGCTACTCGACGTTCGGGTTCACCCCCGAGGCCGACCTCGACGACGACATCGGCCTGTGGCCGACCTCGTACGCCGTCACCGACCTCGGCGAGCGGGCGGCGAGGACCATCGCCACGCTGGTCAAGAAGGCCGTGGGCTGA